Proteins found in one Tistrella bauzanensis genomic segment:
- a CDS encoding GNAT family N-acetyltransferase has translation MLRPACPTDAAAIADLVAMADPLSIGGLTGLDDPAAAMAAYRALVQSASGVASHLHARVFEQDGRVIGVVVAYPGRLVVADDIPAEARVTEAGDFYIDNVAVFPEHRGQGIARRLIEAAETTAIGDGFPAVSLIVDERNHDAFTVYDRLGYAISGRAVVRGEVFHRMRKPLPAGAGR, from the coding sequence ATGCTGCGTCCAGCCTGCCCGACCGATGCCGCCGCCATTGCCGATCTGGTGGCCATGGCCGACCCGCTCAGCATCGGTGGCCTGACCGGGCTGGACGACCCGGCCGCGGCGATGGCCGCCTATCGGGCGCTGGTCCAGAGCGCCTCGGGCGTCGCCTCCCATCTCCATGCCCGGGTGTTCGAACAGGACGGGCGGGTGATCGGGGTGGTCGTTGCCTATCCCGGTCGGCTGGTCGTGGCGGACGACATCCCGGCCGAGGCGCGGGTGACCGAGGCCGGCGATTTCTATATCGATAATGTCGCGGTGTTTCCCGAACATCGCGGCCAGGGCATCGCCCGACGGCTGATCGAAGCCGCCGAGACCACAGCGATCGGTGATGGTTTCCCGGCGGTGTCGCTGATCGTCGATGAACGTAATCACGATGCCTTCACGGTTTATGACCGGCTGGGCTATGCGATATCGGGCCGGGCGGTGGTGCGCGGCGAGGTGTTCCACCGGATGCGCAAACCGCTGCCCGCCGGCGCCGGCCGCTGA
- the pyk gene encoding pyruvate kinase, with protein sequence MSIPPRRDRAAKIIATLGPASADDAAIRRLFLAGADVFRVNMSHGDHPTHAGVIAAIRRVEADMGRPIAIMADLQGPKLRIGTLPDDGIGLAVGDSFTLCLNETEGNANRVALPHPEIFAAARAGDRLLLDDGRMVLRITAVDDGEIGTRVETGGHLSSRKGVNVPDAALDLAAITPKDRVDLDFALDQGVDLVALSFLQSARDVQALRRLVGNRARIVAKLEKPQALDDLAAVVEAADAIMVARGDLGVELGAAAVPIAQRRVIKAARAAGRPVIVATQMLESMIEAPVPTRAEASDVATAIYGEADAVMLSAETAIGRHGVAAVTVMDSIIRKVEADMAADIEPQAFATPVEKGAPVPKAVSRAVREIAASLDCAAVVTFTSSGHTALAIARERPVSPILGLTPDIGTARFLALVWGVHSLRSAEVDTMPDMMEIVHDCVARSGIARAGDVVVITAGIPLRTPGTTNLIRVATI encoded by the coding sequence ATGTCCATACCGCCACGCCGCGACCGGGCCGCGAAGATCATCGCCACGCTTGGCCCCGCCAGTGCCGATGACGCCGCCATCCGCCGCCTGTTCCTGGCCGGCGCCGATGTCTTCCGGGTGAATATGAGCCATGGCGATCATCCGACCCATGCCGGCGTGATCGCGGCGATCCGCCGGGTCGAGGCGGATATGGGTCGGCCGATCGCGATCATGGCCGATCTGCAAGGCCCCAAATTGCGCATCGGTACCCTGCCGGATGATGGCATCGGCCTTGCCGTCGGCGACAGCTTCACCCTGTGCCTGAACGAGACCGAGGGCAACGCCAACCGCGTGGCCCTGCCGCATCCGGAAATCTTCGCAGCCGCCCGCGCCGGTGACCGGCTGCTGCTGGATGACGGCCGGATGGTGCTGCGGATCACCGCTGTCGATGATGGTGAGATCGGCACCCGCGTCGAGACCGGCGGCCATCTGAGCAGCCGCAAGGGGGTGAATGTCCCCGATGCCGCGCTGGATCTGGCGGCCATCACCCCCAAGGACCGGGTGGACCTGGATTTCGCGCTGGACCAGGGGGTCGATCTCGTGGCGTTGAGCTTCCTGCAATCGGCCCGGGACGTTCAGGCCCTGCGCCGGCTGGTCGGCAACCGCGCGCGGATCGTGGCCAAGCTGGAAAAACCCCAGGCGCTGGATGATCTGGCAGCGGTGGTGGAGGCCGCCGACGCGATCATGGTCGCGCGCGGCGATCTGGGCGTGGAGCTGGGTGCCGCCGCCGTGCCGATCGCCCAGCGCCGGGTGATCAAGGCCGCGCGCGCCGCCGGGCGGCCGGTGATCGTCGCCACCCAGATGCTTGAAAGCATGATCGAGGCGCCGGTGCCGACCCGCGCCGAGGCATCGGATGTCGCGACCGCGATCTATGGTGAGGCCGACGCGGTGATGTTGAGCGCCGAAACCGCGATCGGCCGCCACGGCGTGGCGGCGGTGACGGTGATGGACAGCATCATCCGCAAGGTCGAGGCCGACATGGCCGCGGATATCGAACCCCAGGCCTTCGCGACCCCGGTGGAGAAGGGCGCGCCGGTGCCCAAGGCGGTCAGCCGGGCGGTACGCGAAATCGCGGCCAGCCTGGATTGCGCGGCAGTGGTCACCTTCACCTCATCGGGCCACACGGCCCTCGCCATCGCGCGGGAACGCCCGGTCTCCCCCATCCTGGGCCTGACGCCCGACATCGGCACCGCCCGGTTCCTGGCGCTGGTCTGGGGCGTGCACAGCCTGCGATCGGCCGAGGTCGACACGATGCCGGACATGATGGAGATCGTGCACGACTGCGTTGCCCGAAGCGGCATCGCCCGGGCCGGCGATGTGGTGGTAATCACCGCCGGCATCCCCCTCCGCACGCCGGGCACCACCAATCTGATCCGGGTCGCGACGATCTGA